From a single Sulfolobus sp. E5-1-F genomic region:
- a CDS encoding ribbon-helix-helix domain-containing protein, whose product MRKVVSVRLKEDILRDVDIYTRKLGLNSRTEFIKQAIEFYIKSKS is encoded by the coding sequence ATGCGAAAAGTAGTAAGTGTAAGATTGAAAGAAGATATACTGAGAGATGTTGATATATATACTAGAAAACTTGGCCTAAATAGTAGAACTGAGTTCATAAAGCAAGCAATTGAATTCTATATAAAGAGTAAGAGCTAA